The following coding sequences are from one Canis lupus dingo isolate Sandy chromosome 21, ASM325472v2, whole genome shotgun sequence window:
- the GPR83 gene encoding G-protein coupled receptor 83 isoform X2, with amino-acid sequence MGRRGALLCLLPLLRAAERPEGRADEPGLEAALAGPNASHFFWSNYSFSDWQNFVGRRRYGAESQNPTVKALLVVAYSFIIVFSLFGNVLVCHVIFKNQRMRSATSLFIVNLAVADILITLLNTPFTLVIMHPLKPRISITKGVIYITVIWTMATFFSLPHAICQKLFTFKYSEDIVRSLCLPDFPEPADLFWKYLDLATFILLYILPLLIISVAYARVAKKLWLCNTIGDVTTEQYLALRRKKKKTIKMLMLVVVLFALCWFPLNCYVLLLSSKVIHTNNALYFAFHWFAMSSTCYNPFIYCWLNENFRIELKALLSMCQRLPKPQEERPPSPVPSFRVAWTEKSNGRRVPPANNLLLSSHLHSGKTDLSSVEPIVAMS; translated from the exons ATGGGCCGGCGCGGGGCGCTGCTCTGCCTCCTCCCGCTGCTGCGCGCCGCCGAGCGCCCCGAGGGCCGGGCCGACGAGCCGGGCCTGGAGGCGGCCCTGGCGGGGCCCAACGCCTCGCACTTCTTCTGGAGCAACTACAGCTTCTCCGACTGGCAGAACTTCGTGGGCCGGAGGCGCTACGGCGCCGAGTCGCAGAACCCCACGGTGAAAGCCCTGCTCGTCGTGGCTTACTCCTTCATCATCGTCTTCTCGCTCTTCGGCAACGTCCTGGTCTGTCATGTCATCTTCAAGAACCAGCGGATGCGCTCGGCCACCAGCCTCTTCATCGTCAACCTGGCGGTGGCCGACATCCTCATCACGCTCCTCAACACGCCCTTCACCCTG GTCATCATGCACCCATTAAAACCCCGGATCTCGATCACAAAAGGTGTCATCTACATCACGGTCATCTGGACCATGGCTACGTTCTTTTCACTTCCCCACGCCATCTGCCAGAAATTGTTTACCTTCAAGTACAG TGAGGACATTGTCCGCTCACTATGCCTGCCAGACTTCCCTGAGCCAGCTGACCTCTTCTGGAAGTACCTGGACTTGGCCACCTTCATCCTGCTTTACATCTTACCCCTCCTCATCATCTCTGTGGCCTATGCCCGAGTGGCCAAGAAGCTGTGGTTGTGCAACACGATTGGCGACGTGACCACTGAGCAGTACCTGGCTCTACGGCGTAAGAAGAAGAAGACCATCAAGATGCTGATGCTGGTGGTGGTCCTCTTTGCCCTCTGCTGGTTTCCCCTCAACTGCTATGTCCTCCTCCTGTCCAGCAAGGTCATCCACACCAACAATGCCCTCTACTTCGCCTTCCACTGGTTTGCCATGAGCAGCACTTGCTACAACCCTTTCATCTACTGCTGGCTCAACGAGAATTTCAGGATTGAGCTGAAGGCATTACTGAGCATGTGCCAAAGACTCCCAAAGCCCCAGGAAGAAAGGCCCCCCTCTCCAGTGCCTTCCTTCAGGGTGGCTTGGACAGAGAAGAGCAATGGGCGGAGGGTTCCCCCAGCCAACAACCTCCTGCTTTCCTCCCATCTCCACTCTGGGAAGACAGACCTGTCTTCTGTGGAGCCCATTGTAGCCATGAGttag
- the GPR83 gene encoding G-protein coupled receptor 83 isoform X1, whose amino-acid sequence MGRRGALLCLLPLLRAAERPEGRADEPGLEAALAGPNASHFFWSNYSFSDWQNFVGRRRYGAESQNPTVKALLVVAYSFIIVFSLFGNVLVCHVIFKNQRMRSATSLFIVNLAVADILITLLNTPFTLVRFVNSTWVFGKGMCHVSRFAQYCSLHVSALTLTAIAVDRHQVIMHPLKPRISITKGVIYITVIWTMATFFSLPHAICQKLFTFKYSEDIVRSLCLPDFPEPADLFWKYLDLATFILLYILPLLIISVAYARVAKKLWLCNTIGDVTTEQYLALRRKKKKTIKMLMLVVVLFALCWFPLNCYVLLLSSKVIHTNNALYFAFHWFAMSSTCYNPFIYCWLNENFRIELKALLSMCQRLPKPQEERPPSPVPSFRVAWTEKSNGRRVPPANNLLLSSHLHSGKTDLSSVEPIVAMS is encoded by the exons ATGGGCCGGCGCGGGGCGCTGCTCTGCCTCCTCCCGCTGCTGCGCGCCGCCGAGCGCCCCGAGGGCCGGGCCGACGAGCCGGGCCTGGAGGCGGCCCTGGCGGGGCCCAACGCCTCGCACTTCTTCTGGAGCAACTACAGCTTCTCCGACTGGCAGAACTTCGTGGGCCGGAGGCGCTACGGCGCCGAGTCGCAGAACCCCACGGTGAAAGCCCTGCTCGTCGTGGCTTACTCCTTCATCATCGTCTTCTCGCTCTTCGGCAACGTCCTGGTCTGTCATGTCATCTTCAAGAACCAGCGGATGCGCTCGGCCACCAGCCTCTTCATCGTCAACCTGGCGGTGGCCGACATCCTCATCACGCTCCTCAACACGCCCTTCACCCTG GTCCGCTTTGTGAACAGCACGTGGGTATTTGGGAAAGGCATGTGCCACGTCAGCCGCTTTGCCCAGTACTGCTCCCTGCACGTCTCAGCACTGACGTTGACGGCCATTGCTGTTGACCGCCACCAG GTCATCATGCACCCATTAAAACCCCGGATCTCGATCACAAAAGGTGTCATCTACATCACGGTCATCTGGACCATGGCTACGTTCTTTTCACTTCCCCACGCCATCTGCCAGAAATTGTTTACCTTCAAGTACAG TGAGGACATTGTCCGCTCACTATGCCTGCCAGACTTCCCTGAGCCAGCTGACCTCTTCTGGAAGTACCTGGACTTGGCCACCTTCATCCTGCTTTACATCTTACCCCTCCTCATCATCTCTGTGGCCTATGCCCGAGTGGCCAAGAAGCTGTGGTTGTGCAACACGATTGGCGACGTGACCACTGAGCAGTACCTGGCTCTACGGCGTAAGAAGAAGAAGACCATCAAGATGCTGATGCTGGTGGTGGTCCTCTTTGCCCTCTGCTGGTTTCCCCTCAACTGCTATGTCCTCCTCCTGTCCAGCAAGGTCATCCACACCAACAATGCCCTCTACTTCGCCTTCCACTGGTTTGCCATGAGCAGCACTTGCTACAACCCTTTCATCTACTGCTGGCTCAACGAGAATTTCAGGATTGAGCTGAAGGCATTACTGAGCATGTGCCAAAGACTCCCAAAGCCCCAGGAAGAAAGGCCCCCCTCTCCAGTGCCTTCCTTCAGGGTGGCTTGGACAGAGAAGAGCAATGGGCGGAGGGTTCCCCCAGCCAACAACCTCCTGCTTTCCTCCCATCTCCACTCTGGGAAGACAGACCTGTCTTCTGTGGAGCCCATTGTAGCCATGAGttag